The DNA segment GACGCGCCACCGGCACTGGAGATCCGCGGCTGGAGCGTGCACCACCCGATCGACCGGCAGCGCAAGGTCGTGGACGACGTGTCCGTGCACGTCCGCCGCGGGGAGATCGTCGGGATCGCGGGCCTGATGGGGGCCGGCCGCACCGAACTGGCGATGAGCGTCTTCGGCCGCTCCTACGGCCGGTACGGGGGCGGCACGGTCCTGAAGGACGGCGCGGAGATCCGCACCCGGACCGTCGCGGAGGCGGTCCGGCACGGCATCGCCTACGTCACCGAGGACCGCAAGCACTACGGCCTCAACCTCATCGACACCGTCCACCGCAACATCTCGCTGACCGCGCTGGACAAGGTGGCCCGGCGCGGCATCGTCGACGAGCACGAGGAGAGGCGGGTCGCCGAGGGCTTCCGCCGGACCATGAACATCAAGGCGCCGACCGTCTTCGAACCGGCAGGCAAGCTGTCGGGCGGCAACCAGCAGAAGGTCGTCCTCAGCAAGTGGATCTTCGCCGGGCCGGACGTGCTGATCCTGGACGAGCCCACGCGCGGCATCGACGTCGGCGCCAAGTACGAGATCTACACCGTCATCGACCAACTCGCCGCCGAGGGCAAGGCGGTCGTCTTCATCTCCTCCGAACTGCCCGAACTGCTCGGCATGTGCGACCGCATCTACACGATGGCCGCCGGGCGGCTGACCGGTGAGGTGCCGCGGGCCGAGGCGACCCAGGAAGCGCTGATGCGCCTGATGACCAAGGACAAGGGCGCGCCGACGCGCCACCCGAGCGAGGACGGAGAGGTGACGCCGTGAGCACGGACGTGACCGCGACGGACCCGGCGCCCGCGCCGCCGGGCGGCGGCGGGCCGGCGCCCGGGGAAGGCATGCTCCGGCTGATGCTGGACGGCCTGCGCCGCAACATGCGCCAGTACGGGATGCTGATCGCGCTCGGCCTGATCGTGGTCCTCTTCGCGATCTGGACCGACGGGGACCTGCTGCTGCCGCGCAACGTCTCCAACCTGGTGCTGCAGAACAGCTACATCCTGATCCTCGCGATCGGCATGATGCTGGTGATCATCGCCGGGCACATCGACCTGTCGGTCGGCTCGCTGACGGCGTTCACCGGCGCCTTCGCGGCCGTACTGACCGTGCAGCACGGGATGCCCTGGCCGCTCGCGCTGGTGCTGTGTCTGCTGGTGGGGGCCGCGGCGGGCTCGGTCCAGGGCTTCCTGATCGCGTATCTCGGCATACCGTCCTTCATCGTCACGCTCGCCGGGATGCTCCTCTTCCGCGGGATGACGGAGATCCTGCTGAAGGGGCAGACCCTCGGCCCCTTCCCGGACGGCCTGCAGAAGCTCGGCAA comes from the Streptomyces sp. NBC_00820 genome and includes:
- the mmsA gene encoding multiple monosaccharide ABC transporter ATP-binding protein — encoded protein: MAGPVLEMRAIGKTFPGVTALSDVTLTVGRGEVHAVCGENGAGKSTLMKVLSGVHPYGSYEGEILFEGEVCRFRDIRASERDGIVIIHQELALVPYLSLAENLFLGNEHARHGIVDWRETLRHATALLRRVGLHDHPETRVADIGVGKQQLVEIAKALSKSVKLLILDEPTAALNDEDSGKLLDLILELKTQGITSIVISHKLNEIRRVADSVTILRDGRSVETLDVRAPGTTEERIIAGMVGRDLDHRFPERTPHRPARDAPPALEIRGWSVHHPIDRQRKVVDDVSVHVRRGEIVGIAGLMGAGRTELAMSVFGRSYGRYGGGTVLKDGAEIRTRTVAEAVRHGIAYVTEDRKHYGLNLIDTVHRNISLTALDKVARRGIVDEHEERRVAEGFRRTMNIKAPTVFEPAGKLSGGNQQKVVLSKWIFAGPDVLILDEPTRGIDVGAKYEIYTVIDQLAAEGKAVVFISSELPELLGMCDRIYTMAAGRLTGEVPRAEATQEALMRLMTKDKGAPTRHPSEDGEVTP